The Impatiens glandulifera unplaced genomic scaffold, dImpGla2.1, whole genome shotgun sequence genome includes a window with the following:
- the LOC124918455 gene encoding eukaryotic translation initiation factor 5B-like: MQVPVYTAPEIERFPVNCPTPPRENAASIESSERADPNLTEHSPPPLPEVPVSDFTKEWDRSNRIVDSALKFADVTRNLLERNQERFSELGESLQEEAVQRDKCVQRTVILEDVTSDLKKDFDRLERETDQRLTSMSNDLVGTTLDRVSELEKTNMNLVAELKALSAQMAEILRAKVNADAAAIAADAETAKRIQDALDAEAGKDKEAPRSSQLTEEEEEAARIKKAKVIFPGFAEKVATQAAEDAARLERQKRKLEEFAEENKKKKAAASASAPKKRKREAPKKEALKKVQIAELLRE, translated from the exons atgcaagtaccggtctatactgctcctgAGATCGAAAGGTTTCCGGTTAACtgcccaacacctccaagggagaatGCGGCATCGATAGAATCCAGTGAAAGAGCCGATCCAAATCTCACCGAGCACTCACCTCCCCCACTACCGGAAGTCCCCGTTTCAGACTTtactaaagaatgg gatagatcCAACAGAATAGTTGATTCGGCCCTCAAGTTCGCCGACGTCACAAGGAATCTACTGGAGAGAAATCAAGAACGGTTCTCAGAACTCGGCGAAAGTCTGCAGGAAGAGGCGGTTCAGCGCGATAAATGCGTTCAGCGAACAGTAATTCTGGAGGACGTGACCTCCGATTTGAAGAAAGACTTcgaccggcttgaaagagaaACCGATCAACGGTTGACATCGATGAGTAATGATCTGGTCGGCACGACACTTGaccgggtctccgaactcgagaagacgAATATGAATCTCGTGGCCGAACTGAAGGCGCTTTCCGCACaaatggccgaaattctaaggGCAAAGGTgaacgcggatgccgcggctatagcGGCTGATGCTGAAACGGCTAAAAGGATCCAGGATGCGCTAGATGCTGAAGCAggcaaagataaagaggcaccgCGCTCATCTCAGcttaccgaagaggaagaggaagccgcGCGGATTAAAAAGGCTAAGGTCATATTCCCAGGGTTTGCTGAGAAAGTGGCCACtcaagctgcggaggatgccgcacggttGGAAAGGCAAAAACGGAAGCTGGAAGAATTCGCCgaagaaaacaagaagaagaaggcggccgcctccgcctcAGCGCCGAAAAAGCGGAAGAGGGAGGCTCCTAAGAAGGAGGCCCTTAAGAAGGTTCAAATTGCCGAGCTGCTCAGAGag